TTACCCAATCTTTGTAAAATTCTCTTTCGTGACAAACCAAAAGTACAGTTCCTTCAAAATTTATAAGTGCTTCTTTTAAAATTTCTTTAGCACTTACATCTAAGTGATTGGTAGGCTCATCTAACACAAGCCAGTTGCTTTCTTTCATCATAAGCTTGCAAAGCCTTACCTTAGCCTGTTCTCCTCCACTCAACGCACACATATTTTGCATTATGTGGTCTCTCTTAAGTCCACACTTTCCAAGAGCCTCTCTTATTTCCGCTTGCGTTTTTTCAGGATATTCATCCCACACCTCATCTATAGGAGTGATATCTTTAGGCTTCACTTCCTGCTCAAAATAAGATGGGTAAATATGAACTCCAAAATTTATATCACCATACAAAGGAGATATAACTCCCATTAAAGTTTTTAAAAGTGTCGATTTTCCTATACCATTACAGCCTGTAATAGCTACTTTTTCTCCCCTTGTAAGCTTTAAATTTAAGTTTCTTATTATAGGATATCTATAACCTATATCCATAGAATTACTTTCAAATATAAGCTTTCCTGATTTTCTAGCTTCTAAAAATGAAAAATATGGCTTTGGTGGTGTCTTAGGTTTTTCAATTCTTTGTATCTTATCTAGCTTCTTCTGCCTGCTTAAAGCCATTTTACTAGTGGAAGCCCTAACTTTATTTTTATCAATATAATCTTGAAGTTTTTTAATTTCCTTTTGCTGCTTCTGATACTCTTGCATATACCTTTGAGTTTCATCTTCACTGAGCTTTAAAAACTTTTCATAATTTCCTGGGTAACGCTTTAAAGCTGCAAATTGCAAATGATATATTACATTAGTTATATTGTTTATAAATGCAGTATCATGGGATATAACCACAAAACTTTTAGCATAGTTCTGTAAATATCCAGCCAGCCAATCCACATGTTCCTTGTCTAGATAATTAGTAGGCTCATCCAAAAGCAAAAGATCATAACTTGTTAAAAGCAGCTTTGCAAGTTTAACTTTTGTACGCTGACCTCCACTTAACTTTTCTACAGGCGTTTCCATGCCTAAATGGGATAATCCAAGTCCATTAGCTACATTTTCTATATAACTATCAATATTATAAAAATCACTAGCACTTAAAGCATCTTGAAGCCTAGAAAATTCTTTAAGAAGCTTTTCCACTTCTCCTTCACTGGCACTAGAAAGCTTATCTCCAACCTTAAGCATTTTTGTTTCCATAGCATATAATTCAATAAAGGCTTCCTTAAGTACTTCTCTTATGGTTTTACCATCCTCTAGCTCAGAATGTTGATCTAAATAACCTATTTTAGTAGAAGCTGATTTATACACTCTTCCTTCGTCGGGAATAAGTTCACCAACTATTATATTAAATAGCGTACTTTTACCAACTCCATTAATTCCTACTAACCCTGCATGCTCTCCATTTAAAATGTTTAAAGATATATCTTTAAATAAAATTTTATCTGCAAAGCCAAAACTTAAATTTTCAATACTTAATATACTCATCTCTATCTCTCCTAAAAAAATATTGTAAATTATTTGAATGTACCTTATTACTTTTAAATGCAAAAAGGGAAAGAGGCTATTAAAATTCCTCTTTCCCTTTAAATAATAAAATAGAAAACCAATTTTTGTATAAAAAAATAAGGGTACCAAAAAAGAGTCTTTAATATGTCTCGTGAAATTTTATTAACCTAATTTAGCTAAAAAAGGGCGCACTTCTCCCGTATTTAAGCTAAACGGTTTACAAAAATTTCACAATTACACATTCTAGACTCTCAACTCC
The DNA window shown above is from Haloimpatiens massiliensis and carries:
- the abc-f gene encoding ribosomal protection-like ABC-F family protein, translated to MSILSIENLSFGFADKILFKDISLNILNGEHAGLVGINGVGKSTLFNIIVGELIPDEGRVYKSASTKIGYLDQHSELEDGKTIREVLKEAFIELYAMETKMLKVGDKLSSASEGEVEKLLKEFSRLQDALSASDFYNIDSYIENVANGLGLSHLGMETPVEKLSGGQRTKVKLAKLLLTSYDLLLLDEPTNYLDKEHVDWLAGYLQNYAKSFVVISHDTAFINNITNVIYHLQFAALKRYPGNYEKFLKLSEDETQRYMQEYQKQQKEIKKLQDYIDKNKVRASTSKMALSRQKKLDKIQRIEKPKTPPKPYFSFLEARKSGKLIFESNSMDIGYRYPIIRNLNLKLTRGEKVAITGCNGIGKSTLLKTLMGVISPLYGDINFGVHIYPSYFEQEVKPKDITPIDEVWDEYPEKTQAEIREALGKCGLKRDHIMQNMCALSGGEQAKVRLCKLMMKESNWLVLDEPTNHLDVSAKEILKEALINFEGTVLLVCHEREFYKDWVTAEWNMEEYCLGE